A single Cottoperca gobio chromosome 5, fCotGob3.1, whole genome shotgun sequence DNA region contains:
- the tgfa gene encoding protransforming growth factor alpha isoform X2, producing MMTRIFWDTIFLISGTFSMSVILKGSLFTFGAGPSNSTIIEASFSIDTNSTAAPNTSTSSSATTSSRSTTITTITPATTTTIAPVDSSLFTYGAGLSNTTIIEASFFIDINSTASPNTSTSSSATTSSTNTTSTTIIPATTTTIPPVKKFVAAAVRSHFDDCPDSHRHFCFHGTCRFLILEETPACVCHPGFVGMRCEHADLLAVVATNHRQQTVATVLVLCVIGCVLIMVLCTLLHCWWRQDCRRRSHAHHYVPEKHGASCHPSESVV from the exons ATGATGACTCGGATTTTCTGGGATACAATTTTCCTCATAAGCG gTACTTTTAGTATGTCTGTGATACTCAAGG GTTCCCTCTTTACATTTGGAGCAGGACCGAGCAATTCCACAATTATTGAAGCCAGCTTTTCCATCGATACAAACTCCACTGCTGCCCCGAACACCTCAACAAGCAGCTCTGCAACAACCAGCAGCAGAAGCACAACTATCACAACTATCACACCTGCTACAACAACTACCATCGCTCCAGTTGATA GTTCCCTCTTTACATATGGGGCAGGACTGAGCAATACGACAATTATTGAAGCCAGCTTTTTCATCGATATAAACTCCACTGCTTCTCCAAACACCTCAACAAGCAGCTCTGCAACAaccagcagcacaaacacaacttcCACAACTATCATACCTGCTACAACAACTACCATCCCTCCAGTTAAAA AGTTTGTGGCAGCAGCTGTTCGCTCTCATTTCGATGACTGTCCGGACTCCCATCGCCATTTCTGCTTCCACGGCACATGTCGCTTCCTGATATTAGAGGAGACgcctgcatgtgt GTGTCACCCGGGCTTTGTTGGGATGAGGTGTGAGCATGCAGACCTGCTTGCTGTAGTAGCAACTAATCACAGACAGCAGACCGTTGCCACAGTGCTGGTGTTGTGTGTGATTGGTTGTGTGCTCATCATGGTGTTGTGTACACTTTTACA TTGCTGGTGGAGGCAGGACTGTCGCAGGCGGAGCCACGCACATCAC
- the tgfa gene encoding protransforming growth factor alpha isoform X1, producing the protein MMTRIFWDTIFLISGTFSMSVILKGSLFTFGAGPSNSTIIEASFSIDTNSTAAPNTSTSSSATTSSRSTTITTITPATTTTIAPVDTGSLFTYGAGLSNTTIIEASFFIDINSTASPNTSTSSSATTSSTNTTSTTIIPATTTTIPPVKKFVAAAVRSHFDDCPDSHRHFCFHGTCRFLILEETPACVCHPGFVGMRCEHADLLAVVATNHRQQTVATVLVLCVIGCVLIMVLCTLLHCWWRQDCRRRSHAHHYVPEKHGASCHPSESVV; encoded by the exons ATGATGACTCGGATTTTCTGGGATACAATTTTCCTCATAAGCG gTACTTTTAGTATGTCTGTGATACTCAAGG GTTCCCTCTTTACATTTGGAGCAGGACCGAGCAATTCCACAATTATTGAAGCCAGCTTTTCCATCGATACAAACTCCACTGCTGCCCCGAACACCTCAACAAGCAGCTCTGCAACAACCAGCAGCAGAAGCACAACTATCACAACTATCACACCTGCTACAACAACTACCATCGCTCCAGTTGATA CAGGTTCCCTCTTTACATATGGGGCAGGACTGAGCAATACGACAATTATTGAAGCCAGCTTTTTCATCGATATAAACTCCACTGCTTCTCCAAACACCTCAACAAGCAGCTCTGCAACAaccagcagcacaaacacaacttcCACAACTATCATACCTGCTACAACAACTACCATCCCTCCAGTTAAAA AGTTTGTGGCAGCAGCTGTTCGCTCTCATTTCGATGACTGTCCGGACTCCCATCGCCATTTCTGCTTCCACGGCACATGTCGCTTCCTGATATTAGAGGAGACgcctgcatgtgt GTGTCACCCGGGCTTTGTTGGGATGAGGTGTGAGCATGCAGACCTGCTTGCTGTAGTAGCAACTAATCACAGACAGCAGACCGTTGCCACAGTGCTGGTGTTGTGTGTGATTGGTTGTGTGCTCATCATGGTGTTGTGTACACTTTTACA TTGCTGGTGGAGGCAGGACTGTCGCAGGCGGAGCCACGCACATCAC
- the tgfa gene encoding protransforming growth factor alpha isoform X3: protein MMTRIFWDTIFLISGSLFTFGAGPSNSTIIEASFSIDTNSTAAPNTSTSSSATTSSRSTTITTITPATTTTIAPVDTGSLFTYGAGLSNTTIIEASFFIDINSTASPNTSTSSSATTSSTNTTSTTIIPATTTTIPPVKKFVAAAVRSHFDDCPDSHRHFCFHGTCRFLILEETPACVCHPGFVGMRCEHADLLAVVATNHRQQTVATVLVLCVIGCVLIMVLCTLLHCWWRQDCRRRSHAHHYVPEKHGASCHPSESVV, encoded by the exons ATGATGACTCGGATTTTCTGGGATACAATTTTCCTCATAAGCG GTTCCCTCTTTACATTTGGAGCAGGACCGAGCAATTCCACAATTATTGAAGCCAGCTTTTCCATCGATACAAACTCCACTGCTGCCCCGAACACCTCAACAAGCAGCTCTGCAACAACCAGCAGCAGAAGCACAACTATCACAACTATCACACCTGCTACAACAACTACCATCGCTCCAGTTGATA CAGGTTCCCTCTTTACATATGGGGCAGGACTGAGCAATACGACAATTATTGAAGCCAGCTTTTTCATCGATATAAACTCCACTGCTTCTCCAAACACCTCAACAAGCAGCTCTGCAACAaccagcagcacaaacacaacttcCACAACTATCATACCTGCTACAACAACTACCATCCCTCCAGTTAAAA AGTTTGTGGCAGCAGCTGTTCGCTCTCATTTCGATGACTGTCCGGACTCCCATCGCCATTTCTGCTTCCACGGCACATGTCGCTTCCTGATATTAGAGGAGACgcctgcatgtgt GTGTCACCCGGGCTTTGTTGGGATGAGGTGTGAGCATGCAGACCTGCTTGCTGTAGTAGCAACTAATCACAGACAGCAGACCGTTGCCACAGTGCTGGTGTTGTGTGTGATTGGTTGTGTGCTCATCATGGTGTTGTGTACACTTTTACA TTGCTGGTGGAGGCAGGACTGTCGCAGGCGGAGCCACGCACATCAC